The Leptospiraceae bacterium genome includes the window TTTAAAAGATTTCTATTTTTTGTAGTCAAGTTAATTTCTATCAGATTTTTCTTGATAGTTTTATCTAAAATTTTAATTATGTAACTTTGGATTTACTGACTATGAACGAAACTTTAGAAATTTTTAGTGATTATGTCTTATTGGAAAAAATCGCAGAATCCCATAGGTCATTCGTCTATCGCGCAAAACAGAAAAATAAATCTCAGACAGTAATTTTAAAAATCTTAAAAAGAAAATTCAATTCTCTATCAGATATCGCAAGATTGAAACAAGAAACAAAATTAGTTCAAAATATTCGACATGAAGGAATCATCCAAAATCATGGAATCGTACAACACGAGGATTTGATTGCTATCGTTATCGAAGACACTGAAGGTGACTCTTTAAAAAATTTTTTAAAACGAGGCTCTATTGAAATTTCTGATTTTTTCCCTATAGCAATTCAACTTGCTGGTACGTTATCATCCATCCACAGTCAAAACATAATCCACAAAGACATCAAACCACAGAACATCATTGTAAAAGAAAAAAATAAAAAGATCGTTTCCGCAAAGATTACCGATTTTGGAATTTCTGTTATTTTAAATGATGAGATCAGAGAGATCTATCACCCAAAAACTATCGAAGGAACTTTGCCCTATATCTCTCCTGAACAAACGGGTAGAATGAATCTTTCTATAGATTATAGAACCGATTTGTATTCACTGGGAGTAACTTTCTACGAGATTTTATCCGGACGACTGCCTTTTATTTCCAATGAGCCTTTAGATCTGATTTATTCACATATTGCAAAAGAATTTGAAGACCTTCATATTTTAAATCCCTCTATCCCTATTACAATTTCAAAAATTATTCAAAAACTAATGGCTAAATCTCCAGAGGATAGGTACCAAAGTGCTTACGGATTAAAGTGTGAATTGGAATACACTTATGAGCAATTTGCAAACAAAAAAAATATTTCAGATTTTCAGGTAGGGAGCCTCGATATATCAGATCGATTTGTCTTGCCACAAAAAATTTTCGGAAGAGAAAAAGAGGTTACCAATCTATTGAATTGTTATGAAAAAGTTTTAGAGGGAGAGACAAGGATCATGCTTGTTTCCGGTCTTCCGGGGATCGGGAAATCTCGGATAGTAAATGAAGTTCATAAACCTATCGTTAAGAGTCATGGTTTTTTTATTTCAGGAAAATACGAGAAGCTAAGAAAAGATGTACCCTTTAGCTCCATTATTCAAGCGTTTCAAAATTTAATTCGTCAAATTTTATCTGAGAGTGAAATTAGAATTGAAGAATGGAAAACAAAAATACTGAATTCTATCGGGAGCAACGTAGAAATAATAATAAAAGTAATTCCAGAATTAGAATTGATTGTTGGAAAACATCCTCAAGCAGCTGAACTGAATTCCGAAGAATCGCAAAACCGATTCAATTATACTTTTGTAAATTTTGTAAAAGTTTTTTCCAGAAAAGAAAATCCTCTGACTCTATTTTTAGACGATTTGCAGTGGGCAGATCAACCCAGTCTGCAACTTTTAAAAATTTTGACTCAAGAACAAAGCCTCAAATATTTCTTTTTAATTATTTCTTATAGAGACAATGAAGTTCCCGATTCTCATCCATTCAATATATTGATTGATAATTTTAAGAAAGAAAACATTCTTATCGAGCATATACACCTAAACTCTTTGAATTCAGATATGGTAACAAAATTCTTAGAGCATTTGATTGGAAATGATACAAAATACATAAAAGATATCGGAAACATCCTATTTGAAAAAACAAGAGGAAATCCATTTTTCCTTAATCAATTTATTAAATCAATGTACGAAGAAAAAATTGTGTATTTTTCTGAAAAAGACGGGTGGGTTTGGGATTATAAAAGAATTCTATCTAAGGAGGTAACCGAGAATGTAGTTGATCTTATGGCCGAGAAAATTTTAAAGCTCTCCACTCCACTTCAAGAACTTTTCAAGATTTGTGCTTGCATAGGGAATAGATTTAATTTAGAACAATTGATTCCGGTTTATGAAAAAACGTACGAAGAAACTCTTGACATATTGAATGAAGCAATCGAAGAAGGGCTCATTTACACAAATGAAGATACCTACAGATTTTTACACGATAGAATACAAGAAGCAGCATATTCTCTCTTAAAAGAAGAAGAAAAAAATCGAATTCACAAAAAAATCGGACAATTAAGTTTACTCACGTATTCCGAAGAAGAAATCAAAGAAAAAATATTTTACATCGCCGATCAGTTAAATCAGGTAGCGAGAGAAAGATATATTTCAGAAGAAAGAGCAGAAATTATAAAAATCAATCTTATCGCAGGTAAAAGAGCCTTAGGCTCTGCAGCCTACCAAAGTGCCTTGCATTATCTGCTCAATGCAAAAGCCCTAATAGACTGGGAAATAAATCCTTGGATAAACCAATACCAACTAACGTACGATATTTTCATTCATACAGCCGAAGCCTCCTATCTCTGTCAAAAGTATGAAGAGATGGATAATCTATTAGAAGTGATTTTAAAAAAATCTGTTTCTATTGCAGATAAAATACAAGTGTATGAGATAAAAATTAAAATGCTCATTGCAACCCATGATTTGAAAGGGGCAGTCGAAACCGGATTGAACATACTTAAACAATTAAAGATTCGATTCCCAAAAAAGCCGAAACAAATACACGCTCTATTTGCTTTAATCCATGCAAAGTTTCAGCTCTCTCTCAAAAAAAATAATATTCAGGTTATAAAAACAATGAATGATCTGAAAATTTTATCTGCAATTAGAATTATTTCCAGCATCAACTCTGCTGCATACTGGGCAAATCCCGATTTATTGCCTCTGCTAATTTTGAAAGTC containing:
- a CDS encoding AAA family ATPase, coding for MNETLEIFSDYVLLEKIAESHRSFVYRAKQKNKSQTVILKILKRKFNSLSDIARLKQETKLVQNIRHEGIIQNHGIVQHEDLIAIVIEDTEGDSLKNFLKRGSIEISDFFPIAIQLAGTLSSIHSQNIIHKDIKPQNIIVKEKNKKIVSAKITDFGISVILNDEIREIYHPKTIEGTLPYISPEQTGRMNLSIDYRTDLYSLGVTFYEILSGRLPFISNEPLDLIYSHIAKEFEDLHILNPSIPITISKIIQKLMAKSPEDRYQSAYGLKCELEYTYEQFANKKNISDFQVGSLDISDRFVLPQKIFGREKEVTNLLNCYEKVLEGETRIMLVSGLPGIGKSRIVNEVHKPIVKSHGFFISGKYEKLRKDVPFSSIIQAFQNLIRQILSESEIRIEEWKTKILNSIGSNVEIIIKVIPELELIVGKHPQAAELNSEESQNRFNYTFVNFVKVFSRKENPLTLFLDDLQWADQPSLQLLKILTQEQSLKYFFLIISYRDNEVPDSHPFNILIDNFKKENILIEHIHLNSLNSDMVTKFLEHLIGNDTKYIKDIGNILFEKTRGNPFFLNQFIKSMYEEKIVYFSEKDGWVWDYKRILSKEVTENVVDLMAEKILKLSTPLQELFKICACIGNRFNLEQLIPVYEKTYEETLDILNEAIEEGLIYTNEDTYRFLHDRIQEAAYSLLKEEEKNRIHKKIGQLSLLTYSEEEIKEKIFYIADQLNQVARERYISEERAEIIKINLIAGKRALGSAAYQSALHYLLNAKALIDWEINPWINQYQLTYDIFIHTAEASYLCQKYEEMDNLLEVILKKSVSIADKIQVYEIKIKMLIATHDLKGAVETGLNILKQLKIRFPKKPKQIHALFALIHAKFQLSLKKNNIQVIKTMNDLKILSAIRIISSINSAAYWANPDLLPLLILKVVNLSLQKGNSQYSPYNYAGLGLILSSLNFFQFAEKIGLSAISLAEKFNAVGQKPRTYFVYNTFIRPWVNHIRSSLIPLSESYLNALHVGDIEFASHSAFVYSYYYFLSGNPLDDTKKEVEKYAGASVNLKQKADYQVLANYQQIISILFGEEAFTGKVEGKYFNEDSMLKSYISQNDRTSLFHLYLNGLTLNFLFGDIQKAISYGNKNQKTLDGGLSVFALIVFYFYDSLSRLALLQKDNFSYFEKLKQTRIIKKNLSKIRSCEKINPENFSNKVSLIEAEIAQMAGNVGKAIFLYEKAIQDSRKNLFLQDEALAYELAGKFYLKFNLKDNAKMCLSQSRICYNKWGAFGLLKNFDSIYSNTLPKYDKDSIGIASIDSIQSQSLSIDLDFSTIMKFSHVLSSEIELNVLLEKIIAISMENAGAQKGHLILEKNGKLYIEASAYSKKNSSELKSVLLEEFTDIPKTIVNYVWKTKESVILPNAKESEMFVQDPYIALHKLRSVLCIPILYKRSMSGILYLENNLSTNTFTKERIELLSVLSTQAAISIDNARLIAKRQDSAKLEKEMEITSNIQLSLLPENPNSEGYEISSYMKPSESVGGDYYDIIHGNEKDWLVIGDVSGHGILSGLVMMMVQTSIHLLLSKKENYTPADILKNLILGIEDNIQKISKNEYKYMTITVMNFDKTGVFHFSGHHQDILIYRKMTKTVERLETEGIWIGLGKLAQDKVGLIPNKEFFMNSGDTLLVYTDGITEGVYKDGREFGVEGLEKILQNHGDKFPDEIHSILLKKIDEIQISDDISFLVLKKT